A window of Rhipicephalus microplus isolate Deutch F79 chromosome X, USDA_Rmic, whole genome shotgun sequence genomic DNA:
cactgatgctatagtattcagTCGTGTTTCCAGCGATATTTTTGTGTATGAGAAACCCCACCCCTACTTATTTTCTTTCAACTAATCCACGGCAGCATAAGACGTGTCTGTTCTTctgcactgtataagcctcacgtaCGTGTCCTCTTAACtccactgagccctattacatcccattgaacaccctctaattcctcATATAGCACAGCTATAGACTAACCTCACTATATAGCGCTCTAGCATTCAgggtagccaagttcagattcaaATGGCGACTTGTCCGGACCCAGTGAATCTTATCACCCTCTGCTTCGTCGCAGGTCTGACCACCGTATTGGACAGTTGCTTcacagccgctggggactgagggtcaAAGGTCAACTGCTGTATTCACGGGAGGTTGGGACCAGGTACTGCACCAGGACGGGTAATTCTGGCCTGGTGAGGGATCGCATTACCACCAGCTGGTTGCCAGTGAAGCTGCACCTTATACCTCTTTTTTTTAACGATTCTTTAACGCGTGTCTTAGGTGAATATAAAATTTGGAATTGTCCGGCTTCTGCATTCGAACCAAATTCTGTCATGGCATGATAAGCTGCTGTGCTATAGGTACCTCTAAATAAAGACTTCTGTTGCGCTTTCTTAGTGCTGTAGAATACCACCTCAATCGTAGGTGGCCTGGCCTTCATTTCTTAACTAATTGAAAGTCATTTTTTTCTTAAAGAAGTAAGGATAAAAACACCCAGTGCGATTTCAAACTTCTGATCTTGTGAGCTTAGGCCGGCCTAGTGCCTTGGAGGACCCTGCTTTTCACGCGTTTATTCTCTTTTAACTTCTTCCTGttacatttcattttgacattgTCAGCCTCAATGTGTCCGCAATGGCAGAGTGGTCGCATTCCTACTTTGACGTTTCCTGTCAACGGATAAGTTGCACTGACCTGCTTCGCGACTAATCGACTACTTCCATGTGAATCTTACGTGGAACGTAAACGTCGCGGGCATTTGGAGTCCATGAAGATAAGAGTGAGAGGTTTTAACGTCTAAAGAATAGAGAGACGCTGCCTTTAAGGTTGTATCCCACTTCGTTGGCAATAGGGGTGGGAATCAAAGCTTGGGTAAATAGACATAGAAGTAGACAGTGGCCCTCAGTCCGGAGTCATTTATACATACTACTAATTGCATCTATGGTTAGCCTAATAACGTAAAATAGTATATGAAAAGGTAGCGAGCAAATTATTTTTAGTTCTAAAACGTGGTGAAAGGTAAGAAACTTCGTATGAAAGTAGTGACCTGTTTGCAACACTTACCATAAAGCGTCAGCTTGAATTGCTAGACCCCGGCGACTCTCGGAACCACACTGATACACAACGGTAAGTCCACGCGACATATTCGGCTCATGATTGCTTATAGGTATTGTTCTACGTTTGGGGAACCTAACTGGTGCTGGTGGGCGCCTATGCTTTAGGATAAATATTTTAAGTTTACCTGTTTTTTAGAAAGTGTACAATTACATTGAGCGGCGGATGTAACGTAGCGTAGGAATTTGTTCAAAGAATACAAAAAGTATTAGCGTAATACCACCTTGTTAAAAAAGTGCATGgcaaaaagttagtaacagtGCGCGAAAGAACCTTTGCACCTTTAGGTGTCTGCAACCTGACGTAGTAAAAAAGGCCACAAAATAAAGTAAGTTACCAATAAAGTTAGCAGCAGCTTCTTTTACTAACCCCATAGTTGTGGCTGGCAAGCTTTCGACTgattttttttagagtgcacacTTAAGGGACAGTGACTTGGCCGTGAAAAGACACTGATTTGTTCGAAtgcagttcaagtttaacgaactCCTTGAAATTTGAGTGTGCGTGCCGCATCAGTCAAGCTTCGTTGCGGGTGAAATTAAACGCCAGCTTAAATTTCACGCAATAAGCTGTATGAACATATACCGACGTATATTCAGGCTTTGCGAGCGTTACGTAATACAAAGTAACATACTGAAACACGCAATAGTTCGAGTATCACGATAGTTAAAGATTCGTGCCATTGCGGATGCATGCACTTATATACTTCAGGTCACCCGCATGGAAAACACGTCTCACAGTAGTCTTAACGTATAGTAGTCCCGTAGCTGTTAAAAGTAGAACGTACCGCAAATCAAACTGTCTTAGACAAGTTTACGTTTTAGCGCGAAGTGAACAAGCGTGCTAAAACTTAAAACAATGAACACAAGCTAACAACATGTCCCAGCTTACGTGCCTTGGTCGCGATCAACGCTTACCACTAACAAAAGTCGTCTTCGCCCAACAATTAATAAGCCAAAATCTATTGCAGGTGGGGCCCCCTTTCAACACCACCGACGCCAGAGGCGGGCGTCAATACAACACAGTTCAACTGCTCCGCCGATTTTAAGTACAACACGCCCACTATGCTTCACAAGGCGGACAATAGAAAAAGCTCTCCCGCGCTTAACTGTGCACAATATTGCCCATATCCTAACAAAGTGATACCAAACAACCCATATAGTCCACCACGCATAGTTCAGCTTAGTGCTCGGATGACCCTTCTTCTCACTTGTTTATTTTCTTCTAACTTCTTTCTCTCCCGCTCGAATTTGACATTGTTGGCTCAAGTGTACGCAGTGCCGGAGTTTTGCTGATTTCGAGTGATCGCACTCTTGCTTTGGCATTTCCTGTGAACGGACGAGTTGCGCGCACCTCTTTTAGACTAATCGGCTACTTCCATTTGATTCTCACGTTGAACGTATACGTCGTGGGCGGTTGGATACATGAAAATGAAGCGCGAACAGTTTGTGACCTTTAAGGGTACATCCAATTTCGTTGGCGTTTTGGCGTAGTAATAAAAACTCGGGTGAATAGATAGCGGATGAATAGGCAAGGAGCGAATTATTTCTAGTCTATGAAAGTGGCGACGTGCTACAGTAATGACGTGCTTACGTTCCTCACCACAGAGGGTCAGCTTGAACTGCTAGACCCCGACAACCATCGACACCACATTCATACACAACAATGAGTACACGTGACATGTTCTACGGGTGCATAGAAAGTTCCAAAACATTTGACGCGCATAATTACTCGTGGTTTGAAGCATGCTACGCAGTATAGAGAATGTAGCTATATTTGaaagtttcactgacacaagccacgtGCAACTTTACCGATTACATTGTAGTATTCCGCACTTTAAGCTTCTCGACAGACATCAATAAATATAAAGTTTGAACTAAGTGCTTGAAGTATGCACTATTGACCGAttaacactatcgcgttcaacttttagaGGTCAAGCTTaggggtcccccaattttttcaccTATATCTGTATAAAATGGCACCTTAATGGAGATCCCCTGTTAGTGCGTGCAAAAAGCTGCTGAATCACAGGATTTTCTTTTTGTAACTTGGAGCACCAGTCTCTGGTTACGTTATATCACAGGGGCCTATCAGACACAGCGCACAGAATTTTATGACGGTCAacaattgaatgaatgaatgtttaTTGTATAATCTATTCACAAATAACAAACACTTGTCAGACCTATTGCCAAAGGCTGCTTGAAGGTTCAAGAAAAAAGATAACTGATGGGGATATCCTTGCACAGcaagaaaaataatgaaaaagtaTCATGGAAATATttcaaatacagaaaaaaatcaaaattatTTGATCAAATCCGTAGTAAATATTCATATCAACCAACAAACTTCATACAATAGAGTACCTAAGGACTAAGTATTCGGGCTACATACAGATACACTTAAAGGATACGAAGCCATTGATCAAGAAGCAATCAATACAAAAATCCATTTTATGTGAGTTAGTATACAAAAATGACTAGGTGACCCGAAAAATACGTACTTTGTGAGAACGATAAAAATATGATCATATGTTACATAATTACAAAACAATATTGCATGTAAATAATTGCACAGAAAGAGCGGCAACCACATACGTGTACAATTCACAACCTTGTACAAAATACTAAGAAAACTTCTATGTTTTATGCTGTCTGCAACTAAGAAAGAAAATATTGTCCCAGGGCTTTAGGAAAGTTTGTCGAATTAATCACTAGTATAGAGAGTGTGTCCCAGGTCTGCAGCATATGTTTTCCGTGTACATTGTTACATGGCGGGAGGTTAAATTgagcagagtgacttgttgggcgagtaGTTTCATTCTTAACGagcttaacgttttttttttcgcgccataagctCGTTAAAGTGAGCTTTTGTTACACTTCTAGTACAGCTCGAGGATGAAAAAAATATGAATGAGCTGAATGGAAGATTGAATATTACGAACTTATAAATGCACATTATAAATGCACATTTATAAATGCTCAGCTGTCCCAAGCTTTTCAAAGGTAATATGCCATAAGGACGCATGCTGAGAAGGCATGTTGGTCGTTTTCTGATCACGCAGCACAATAGATATAACAttatactcatcatcatcatcatcatcatcatcatcatcctgactacgtctactgtaggacaaaggcctctcccatgttccaccagttaacccggtcccgtgcttgctgctgccaatttatatccgcaaacttcttaatctcatctgcccacctaaccttctgtcttcccttaacccgcttgccttctctgagaatctaggtagttacccttaatgaccagcggttatcctgtctacgcgacCATAGGACCATGTGGTAATTTTTAATAACGCCAAACATTATGAAACCATGCTAAATAGATGTACAAATGTCGTCGCTAAGACGTATATTGAACAGTCGCGCATGCTTTAACAACCAGATGTTTACAGAGTTTTAACGATGCCACCAGCCCTATGGTTATTAGTAATCACAACACCAGAAGAGCTAAGCGGATATGTAGCACCATGCTTGCGAGAACAGCAACTATGTTTAGTGGTACATCGACAAACTTTAGCGAATGATGATAAAGTATGTAACTGACGCTAAGCTGACGTGAATCATGTGTCTTTGTACATATGTGCTGTTTATGCGTTTAAATTGTAAGTCATGCATCCACAAATCTTTCTCCCCCCTCTTACATTTCACCTCATTTCGATCATTGCTTTAAAGTAGGTGTGCCATTTTGCCGAACAAACCACTACAGGGATTCCTTCATTCCCAGAACAAGCAAAGACTGGAACTGCCTTTCCGCTGCCACCGCATCCCTCATcgaccctgcaaacttcaaactctCCGTTTTGCAGCAATTGTAACAATTCGCTTACTTTTTGTTGTATAACCCCCGCTCTTTTCTGTAAAGCCTTTGGGCATGAaaagtattcaaataaataaataaataaataaataaataaataaataaataaataaataaataaataaataaataaataaataaataaataaataaataaataaatgccgtTTCGGTAACATTGCGCCTGCATAGGGTGTTTTTCCAAAGCAGTGTCGATACCTAGCGCTGTGGTGCagtacttgattgccacgcagaatgctttgttTTGCTTCCAGCTGGGACCTCGATATTTACCTTTTAAATTCATCGGATAGATAAATAAATGTTAGAGAAATAGATAGCTAGAAAGTaaagaaatgtttcacatttaaagaagcaacGGCAAAAACTACAATTTCGTCGTAAACTGTGCCTTGTCGCTATTCTCTTAATTCGTGTTCTTTATATCGGTGAATTGTAGGAACCTGAAAAAATCGCAACAAAATCATGAGATTGAATAAAGGAGTTTACACCACAATACGCGTAATAAAAACAAGATTTGTTAAATCTAACTTGATCGATCATACTTTTTCCTAGGATATTCAAAAGAGTAAAGTGAGAATTACAAATGTACACAAGAAGACTGTAATACGCATGCAGTATTTGCTCTAAAAGTAATAAAaagtgaagaaaaacaaaaatactgCTTAAGATCACAGCGAAAAATTGAAAATGGAACCGAAACATaaatttctttgttttgtttctgtGTTGACATCTTGTAGGGTACCGGTGATTCAATTCACggaccataaaaaaaaaaaacccgacgcGCGGCGTTGAACCTATGTCAGCGCCATGATGTTGCGCCCCGAAACTGCACGACTAACACCCTCGGCCACAAATGACGTTTTCCTTTAGAAACCAAGGAATGTATTTCATTCCGGGCTGGCTACAATTCCTGAATCGGTTTGCACTTCCACATCAGCGAGTCCGTCAGAGCCGGCACGCTGACCAATGTGAAGCTGCTGCCGCAGCACGGCGTTCTCAGTGGCTAGGCGTACCAGGGTCTCTGTCTGGCGAGTCCCAGAAGATTCGTCAATCTCTGCCGCACGCCGCATCACCTCAACCATTTCGCAGATCTTGTCAGGGAGGTGGTGGCAGCCCGGTTCACCAAGGCAATGCTCGGCCTGGCGCACAGAGCCCAGACGTGCCACGTGCTCTCGATACTTCGTCATTACTAAATGGAGAGCCGACTGGTGCTCCTTGAGGGCAGTGACAAGCTCGGCATTCTCTTCATGAAGCTGACGCATGCGCCGAATCTCCTGCTGGGTCAGCTCTTGGGGGTACTTGCGCATGGCCTCTGCGCCCTGGTTCAGGGCCTGCGCCTGAACCAGCAGGCGGTCAACGTTGCATTCTTGTGCTCGCAGACGTTCCACCAGGCGGCGCGCCTCGCCCAAAATCTCCTGGACGCTGACTGTGTTGCTCATTGCTGCGGGTGGGTTGATCAGCCTTGCTGGTCCTTGGTGAGCGGCCTGCGAACATGCCCAAGGCGGTTGAAGAAGTAAGCAGCCTTCTCTTCGTAATCTAAGTGCCGGTAACCAATCGCGTTCAGACCACGCTCCCGATGCTGAAAGAAATTTTGTTCTATTGATGTCAGCCACGAATGACGCAGAGCCACTGTCGGTAAGCAAGGGTTTATAAGCACACCAGAAGCATCTGAAGTAACGCATTGCAAAACGCGCGTTAGGGAACAATGTTCTGCCAGCTTCAGCAAGTTGAGAGTAACTTCAGTCGAAAGTTGAGTGTCAGAACTACATACGATGCAGTGACCCTTATTATAACCTGCTCAGATTTAGCGCAGTGAACGTCTTTGTCTTGAAAAAATAGGCCACTTTTTCGCCATTTCCGTAGAATCCCATTGTATGATGTTTAACTGCTCTGGGAACAGAATTGAAGCTCTCCACAAGATAATCGCTGCAGTTATCTCATCCGTTTAGGTTCCCAGAGGCACcctgtagtctacgtttgtcaacGTTCAACCTCTAAATtgtatttttcaaaaaaaaacagataaaaaatTACTTATTCCATTGAAAACGCCCTTGAAAACAGACAGCGGCCCAGGCATGGGACCGGCTGGGCCACTGTCTGTTTTGGGTACAGAAAAGCTGAATATGATGGATGAAAAATTTcgaatacaacaacaacaacaacaacaaaaaaacgtgaGCATGGGCCCAGAAAGCTGCTGGGCAACAGCGAACAGTTTCGTCGGGTCTGGGAGAACACCATTCCTAGAGACTACATgacctgattgatttgtggggttgaacgtcccaaaattaccatatgattatgagagacgccgtagtggagggctccggaaatttcgaccacctggggttctttaacgtgcacccaaatctgagcacacgggcctacaacatttccgcctccatcggaaatgaagccgtcgcagccgggattcgaacccgcgacctgcgggtcagcagccgagtagcttagccactagaccaccgcggcggggcagactaCATGACCTATAAGATTAGATGTTGCCGAGCATCAAAGCAGCCTTTCTTTAGGTGTAGCTGTGAACCGACACAACTGAGGCTAGTGAGCAGCGTTTCGAAGCGATGCTGTTGCAAAAGCCGCTTGAAAATATTGCAGTATTGTGTCAGTAGcacagacacgtctgccatttgaGGCATACAGGAtgttgtcaatcatgcgctcgaaagtagCAGCCACATTGcctagcccgaatggcatgacgttcgGGCTATACACTTGAACGTCAGGCCACTCGGGCTATGCCATTCATTGGGATGAACTCAATATTTACATAAATCGAAAGGCACCTGAGCAGCGCCTTAGCACATATGGTACTTTGCATATGGGCCGCAGATGCATAAGCGTTTTTATGTAAAAGGGTGCGTATACTGAATGTTCGGAGTATGCGGGAGCTCTCTCGCACTGAATGAATAAATACACCAATTCGCGCTAAGATGTCGCTGGTGAGATTGACGTGAACCACTGAAGTATCCATACTTTTGAAGCTAAAGATATTGCATCACTCCAATCACAGTATTTGGCACACGTCATCTTGATCTGAAGCCAATCGCGCAATTTCATAACCGTTGGTATTGTTGCTTCTGCACACGTCCCGGTTTTACCGAGCCCACTCACGCAGCCCATTCCAAAAGTGCGTGAATACGCATTTTTCAACGTCCGCGCTGTACGTACTTCTAATGGCCGAAAGTTAATTAGGAGACAGTTTTTCACGCCTACTTCTTGGAAGGCTTGCAAATCGAAACGATGGGAAGGAAGGCTTAGGTGGCGTTTTGATTACCCACACCGGCGGTGCGATGTTGCAGTTTCGTTTCGACAGTGGCGATACCTCATGGCTCGGATAACAACTTGCAACATGTCATGCATTTGGAATAAATCCAGTAGAAAGATATTCCAAAATATAAACAAATGAAGCTGATCACGCCACACACTCAAAGCCGCAAAAGATGAAAAGGGGTCTGTGGTTCCTTTTTTTGGGTGGTAACTGCATTGCTACAACCATTACTCCCCAAAGGATGAACGATTCGTCCTTTCGGGAGTAACTGTCAGTGGACGCACTGTTAGTCCTCAGCAGTTTTGAGGAACGAAATGTCGAGTAAAAGTTACCCTTGTATGGGAAGAACTGACTGCGTAGGGACCAACTGTTAGTCCCATCAGTTGCTCCTTGTCGAAAAAAAATCAATTCATTAAAATTTCTGGCTGAATTACCGGGAACTTGGAGGTTGACGAATGCATTTGACGACATATACAATCAATACCCAAGAAATAAACTCAAAAATAAACTACAGAAAATTCACGACAGATACACAGGATTCTAGCTCGTGACCATTGGATCAGCAGTCGCGTACGCAAACCATTATACCACACTCAAGTTCATAAGAGTGAAAATTACCGGGGCATATGTAGGCACCGTCTGGACGCTGCGCGTTCTTCCATGTTGCTGAAACTCTAAAAGATTTCTTATTGGTCTTAAGCCGTCAGTGTTTGGCAAGCAACCATTAGGTGATCACATCCATGCAAATGTGAAGTACGTTTGAGTAGGTATTTCTGCGCGCGTGGTTCAGGTGCATTTGTGTGCTTGATGAGCgtatacgtatatataaatgTACCCGTATATATTGATGTCGCTGTGCCAAGCTTGCTCGCTTTATAGAGCACAGAACGCGGTTGGTAATGTTGTTCAGCGAAAATGTCTGTttaatgagaaaaagaaaaacgagaacGTGTAAAGAAACAGCCAAGTTTATTCAGCGAATCCTGTGAATGCTGCACCATCGTGCGCACACATAAATTCAGCACCTCTTATTAGTACAAAATATACACTCTAGCAgagacaataaaaaaacaatgctTCATTGGAATGGATGCTGTCCAGCCAAATTAACGAAGTGCATCTACGCCATCGACAGTTGCTGAGAGCGTGTTCGTAGCTGCAAGCTATTGACTTTTCTCGGAAGGCGCAACGCTTTCATTCATAGATTTCTGGAAAAAGTGATTTTAGAAGCATTTATTACTTTAGACAGAACTGTTTTTGCACTTGTAGTTACGTCCAATCGCTTAAAAATTCAACGAAAACTGCTTTTTCACAGAACCCGGCATATTGCAATGGAACAGTTCAAAACGTGTTATGAAGTTCAAGAAGCCCGTTCTCTAGTTGAACGCCTCAAGCTTTCACTGCGATATGCATGTGGGCCCACTTGTTTATCAGTGAAGCTTGGACTTCATTTTAGAGGTATAAAACTGAAACATGCCTAGCATCGCTACGAACGAGCAAAATTGCCGACGTGATCGCCGACTGCCTGTGTCAGTGGTGTCAAGCCAAGCTCTACATGCAATGTTCACTGCTGACCTTAGTTGCTTACATTGTAAAAGATGGCATTGTGTGAGGGTTAAATGAATTTTTTAAAGGAGAGGAAATCTCTGTAGAACAATGCTTATGTGTTTTGCATTGAAAATAAAACAATTTATGAACATCTGTTCTTGCTAGAGCTAATGGCGACGTTTCA
This region includes:
- the LOC119162199 gene encoding FGFR1 oncogene partner 2 homolog, with product MSNTVSVQEILGEARRLVERLRAQECNVDRLLVQAQALNQGAEAMRKYPQELTQQEIRRMRQLHEENAELVTALKEHQSALHLVMTKYREHVARLGSVRQAEHCLGEPGCHHLPDKICEMVEVMRRAAEIDESSGTRQTETLVRLATENAVLRQQLHIGQRAGSDGLADVEVQTDSGIVASPE